Proteins co-encoded in one Streptococcus pyogenes genomic window:
- a CDS encoding 2-hydroxycarboxylate transporter family protein, with the protein METISKKMPQKDLSEHSKAWQNRRIGSVPLPVYLVLATLILVTGWLQQLPVNMLGGFAVILTLGWLLGTIGATIPGLKHFGGPAILSLLVPSILVFFNLLNPNVLEATNVLMKQANFLYFYIACLVCGSILGMNRKILIQGLFRMIIPMLLGMVCAMGVGTLVGVILGLDWQHTLFYVVTPVLAGGIGEGILPLSLGYSAITGVGSEQLVAQLIPATIIGNFFAILCTALLNRFGEKHPSYSGQGQLVKIGHSEDMSDALKDNSGALDVKLMGAGVLTACSLFIAGGLLQHLTDFPGPVLMIILAAFLKYLNVIPQETQNGAKQLYKFISSNFTFPLMAGLGLLYIPLKEVVATLSWQYFIVVISVVLTVVSVGFFVSRFLNMSPVEAAIISACQSGMGGTGDVAILSTADRMNLMPFAQVATRLGGAITVITMTAILRIIFS; encoded by the coding sequence TAGCTACCTTAATTTTAGTCACAGGCTGGCTCCAACAATTGCCTGTTAATATGCTGGGTGGCTTTGCTGTTATTTTAACCCTTGGTTGGCTACTAGGAACCATTGGAGCGACCATTCCAGGCCTCAAACATTTTGGTGGCCCAGCTATTTTATCACTCTTAGTCCCTTCGATTTTGGTTTTTTTTAATCTCCTCAATCCCAATGTCTTAGAAGCGACGAATGTCTTGATGAAGCAAGCCAATTTTCTTTATTTTTATATTGCCTGCCTGGTCTGCGGTAGTATTTTAGGCATGAATCGAAAAATCTTGATTCAAGGTCTTTTTCGGATGATTATTCCCATGTTACTTGGAATGGTTTGTGCAATGGGTGTAGGGACTTTGGTTGGCGTCATTTTAGGATTAGACTGGCAACATACCCTCTTTTATGTTGTGACGCCAGTCCTTGCTGGAGGAATTGGTGAAGGTATTTTACCCTTATCTCTTGGTTACAGTGCCATTACAGGAGTCGGAAGTGAGCAATTAGTGGCTCAACTGATTCCAGCCACCATTATTGGGAATTTCTTTGCTATCTTGTGCACGGCTTTGCTCAATCGTTTTGGAGAGAAGCACCCAAGTTATTCTGGTCAAGGGCAACTGGTTAAAATTGGTCACAGCGAAGACATGTCTGATGCCCTAAAAGACAATTCTGGAGCCCTAGATGTTAAATTAATGGGGGCAGGCGTTTTAACAGCTTGTTCACTTTTTATTGCTGGTGGCTTGTTACAGCATTTAACAGATTTTCCAGGACCGGTGTTGATGATTATTCTGGCAGCCTTCTTGAAATACCTGAATGTTATTCCCCAAGAAACCCAAAATGGTGCCAAGCAACTTTATAAATTCATTTCCAGCAACTTTACTTTTCCGTTAATGGCAGGGCTTGGTCTACTTTATATCCCCTTAAAAGAGGTTGTGGCAACCCTTAGCTGGCAATATTTTATTGTGGTGATTAGTGTGGTGTTAACGGTTGTCAGTGTCGGTTTTTTTGTCTCTCGTTTCCTTAACATGAGCCCAGTGGAAGCAGCTATTATTTCAGCTTGTCAAAGTGGTATGGGTGGAACCGGTGATGTGGCTATTTTGAGTACGGCTGACCGCATGAATCTAATGCCGTTTGCCCAAGTCGCTACCCGTTTAGGTGGGGCTATTACCGTTATCACTATGACAGCTATTTTAAGAATTATTTTTAGTTAA